Below is a genomic region from Leptotrichia shahii.
CTAGTTGAAAAAATGAAAGATGAAAGAGAAAATTCCCAAAGTGACTATAGAAAATTTGAAAATTCATCAAGTAAAACTTTTTATTATGAATGTACAATAAATTCAAAAGATTTTTTATCAATAATAGGATTTAGGACTTTTTATGGATATGCTGATTTTCCTGTATATGAAATTAGTTCAGGAGTGGAAAAGTGTTATGAAAAGAAGGAAAATGAATATAAAAAGGAAGTTTCTAAAAGGAAAATTTATATAGATGGTAAATTGGCAAAACATATTTTAAAAAATGAAATTAATGTTCAAAAAATAGCAGTTTATGATGCAAAATTAAATGACAGAGGCTATCCTTTGTTTAGTTCAAAAAATCCGAGAGTTTTGATAAATGATAAATTAGTATCTTATTAAAATGATAAAAATTAAAAAGTAAAAAATAAGAAAAAATGTAACTAACAATTTAAGTTAATTACATTTTTTTATTTACATAGATGACTTAAAATCATTAAATATACTTGAACACATCTAAAATTAAACTGATAAAAATTATATAAATTTAGAATTTGAGTAAAATAATTATAGTTTTTGAGATCAGTTTTAAGTAAGTTTTACTATAATTTTAAATTGATTAATGTTTATGTCCACAACCACAAGAATGTGAATGCATATCAATTACCATACGTCCTTGAATTGTTCCTTCTTCCATTTCCTTAAAGATTTCAGGGGCTTCTTCGATATTTCTAGTTTGAACTACTGGCACAACTAATCCTTCTGCTCCAAATTGGAATGCTTCTCTCAAGTCTTCTCTTGTTCCAACAAGCGATCCGATTACTTCAATTCCGTCCAATACAGTTTTCACGATTGGCAAGTCCATAGTTTCTGATGGAAGTCCAACTGCAACAACTTTTCCTGCAGCTCTTACCGAATCAACAGCTTGGTTAAATGCAACTTTTGATACAGCAGTAACTACAGCAATATGAGCTCCAATTCCGCTTAATTCTTTAATTTTTGCAACCGGATCTTCTTTTTTGCCATTTATAACATAATCTGCTCCAACTTCTTTAGCGAGTGCCAATTTATCATCATTAATATCAACAGCAATTACGTGAGTGTTAAACACTTTTTTAGCATATTGAACTGCTAAGTTTCCCAATCCTCCTGCACCGTAAATTACTACCCATTGTCCTGGTTGAGGTTTTCCAACTTTTATCGCTTTATAAGTTGTAACTCCTGCACAAGTGATACTGCTGGCTTGAGCTGGATCCAGTCCTTCAGGTACCTTTACTGCATAATCAGCTGTAACAATACATTGTTCAGCCATTCCGCCATCTGCAGAATATCCAGCATTTATTACATCTCTACATAGTGTTTCCTGTCCATTAATACAGTATTCACATTTTCCACATCCTTCAAAAAACCAAGCGATACTTACTCTATCTCCTGGTTTGAGTGATGTCACACCTTCAGCAACTTCTCTTACAATCCCAATTCCTTCATGCCCTAAAACTCTTCCCGGAACTTTCCCAAAGTCACCATGAGCCACATGCAAATCAGTATGGCAGACACCGCAATATTCCACATCAACTAATGCTTCTCCAGCTTTTAATCCTCTTAATTCTTTTTCTACAACTTCTATTCCTGTTCCTTCTTTATTAACTACTACTGCTTTCCTTTTATTTCCCTTCCTTTTTTATTTATTTTCAATTTTGAAGTTTTTAAATTTAGTTATATGAATATTTAATCATATATATACCTCATAAAATCTAAAAAGTCAAATTTTTTTAATAAAATAATTTATGATATTTAAATGATGTTTAGTATCAGAGATTTATCAAATCTCTCAAAATTTATTGACAATCATTGGTTTGTTTGGTAAAATTTCTGTAGGCATAAGTTTTATTAGTTATTTATCTTAATTTTTGTTTTGATTTTGGATATAATAAAAATAATGGATATAAATATTTGAAATTTATGCTAATTTTAATGTTTTTTGGAGGTGGATGTTTTGAACGAGGAAGTCCCGGAAGAGAGATTTAAAGATTTAAGTAATTTAAAATTTAAAAATTTGTGCAAATATCGATAAAGGGAATATCTTCGTTGCTGTTATTCTCCTGATTTTTATTTGCAGAAAAATTTTAAAAAATTAAAAGTGCAAAGAAGAAAAAAGAAAGGAGATAATAATGGAAAATAACATTATTCAAAAACTTATAGATGAAAAAAAATATTTTGAAATTAGAAAATATCTAAATGACTTAAATATAGTGGAAGTTTCAGAACTATTAAATCAGTTTGAATCTTCTGAATTAATAATGATTTTTCGACTACTTTCTAAAAATAGGGCAGCCGATGTATTTTCATATCTGGACAGTGAACATCAGGAAATGATTATTAAAACCATGACAGATGTGGAAACTAAAAATATATTTGATGAGCTTTATTTTGACGATATTGTCGATATTATTGAAGAAATGCCATCGAATGTGGTAAAAAAAATATTAAAGAATACTGATGCAAAAGATAGACACACAATAAATCTTTTGTTAAAATATCCAGATAATTCAGCTGGAAGTATTATGACAACTGAATATATGGACTTGAAAAAGGATATGACAGCGTCTTCTGCAATTTTTAAAATTAGAGATGTTATGGAAGATATGGCAAATGTCTATACCTGCTATGTGATTGATGAAGGTAGAAGGCTGGAAGGAGTAATTTCCCTAAAGGAGCTTATTACGAGTAAAGATGATGAGCCAATTCAAGATATTATGAATAAAAATGTAATAAGTGTTCATGTAAATGATGATCAGGAAAAGGTTGCGGAAATAATAAAAAAATATAATCTTATCGTACTTCCTGTGACTGATGATGAAAATAGACTTTTAGGAATCATTACGATTGATGATGTAATGGATGTTGTGGAACAGGAAGCGACAGAGGATTTTCATAGAATGGCCGGGATTTCGCCTGTGGAGGAGTCTTATTTAAAAACAAGCGCCTTTACAATGGCAAGACAAAGAATTAGCTGGCTTATCGTGCTTATGATTTCTGCTACATTTACTGGAAGAATTATAAGCAAATATGAAGATGTGCTGCAGTCTGTAGTTATACTTTCTTCATTTATTCCAATGCTGATGGACACTGGAGGAAATGCAGGCGCACAGTCTTCGACAATTGTAGTCCGTGCTTTGGCATTGGGGGAAGTTGATACAAAAGATACTTTTAAAATATTAAAAAAAGAATTTCTTATTTCATTTATAGTAGCTGTTGTTTTAGCGGCAATAAATTTTTTAAGAATTATAACTTTGACAAAAACACCTTTAAATGTTGCAATGACAGTTTCAGTAACTTTAATTTTTGTAGTTATAATTTCTAAAATAATAGGTGCTTTTTTACCAGTTATCGCTAAAACTTTTAAAATGGATCCGGCAATAATGGCAGGGCCTTTAATAACAACGATTTTAGATGCGCTTACTCTTACTATTTACTTTAGATTTGCAACTATGTTTTTAAGTAATGTTATAAAGTAAATATTTTTATAAAATTTAAGAATATAAAAATTGATTGTCTAATCGAAGTTATATGATAACTAATATAAGAAAAATGAGGTGAGAAAAAAGTGAAAAAAATAAAAAGAATAATTGAAGATCTTTTGAAGGAAAAAAAATATTTTGAAATAAAAAAAGAATTAGATAAATTAAATGCAGTTGAAATTTCAGATGTGATAAACTTATTTAAACTGCCAGAGCTTGTAATAATGATTTTTAGACTTTTAAAAAAAGATAAAGCAGCGGATGTATTTTCATATTTGGACAGCGAACATCAGGAAATGATTATTCATGCTTCAACTGATGTTGAAACACGGGAAATATTTGATGAGCTGTATTTTGACGATATTGTCGACATTATCGAGGAAATGCCATCGGATATTGTAAAAAAAATCTTGAAAAATACAGATAGAAAAGATAGACACTTGATAAATCAGCTTCTAAAATATCCAGATAATTCAGCTGGAAGCATTATGACGACTGAATATGTGGATTTTCAGAAAAATATGACAGTTCAAGAGGCGATAGGACAGCTTAAAAAAACTGGAAAAGACAAGGAAAATATTTATACTTGCTATGTTACTGACAAAAACGGGAAATTGGAAGGCGTACTCTCACTAAAGGAATTGATTTCTAAAAAGGACAATACTGTAATTGAAAATATTATGAATACAAATTTTTTAAGTGTAAATACAAATGATGATCAGGAAAAAGTTGCAGATTTATTTAAAAAGTATGATTTTATCGTTATGCCAGTTGTTGACTACGAAAATAGGCTTTTGGGAATAATTACAGTGGATGACGTTCTGGATGTTGTGGATCAGGAAGTTACGGAAGATTTTCATAGAATGGCTGGAATTACTTCGCCTACAGATGATTCCTATTTAAAAACAAGTGTCTTTACGATGGCAAGACAAAGAATCGGGTGGCTTGCAGTTCTTATGATTTCCGACACAATTTCAGGAAATATAATACAAGGTTATGAAAAAGTTCTGGCAAAGTCTATTATTTTAACCGCATTTATTCCAATGCTTATGTCAAGTGGTGGAAACGTTGGTTCACAATCTTCAACGGTGGTAATCCGTTCTCTTGCACTTGGAGAAATTTCTCCAAAAGATGCCTTTAAGGTGATTAAAAAGGAATTTTCAATTGGAATAATGGTATCAGTAGTTTTGGCGCTATTAAATTTTATAAGACTTGTAACACTTGAAAAAACTAATTTTATAATTGCTTTTGTCGTTTCATTGACACTTGTATTTACAGTAATTATTTCAAAGCTGGTTGGAGCATTGCTTCCGCTTGGGGCAAAAATTGTGAAGGCTGATCCAGCGGTTATGGCGACACCTTTGATAACAACGATTTCAGATGCTGTGACGCTTATAATTTATTTTAATTTTGCAACAATGTTTTTAAAACTTTAGTAAATATAAACAAAAGCAGTTTATAAGTAATGTAAATCTAATGAAATACTGGATATATCTATATATATTTTATGGTATAATATAGTAAATTTTTAAGGAGGAAAGTAATCTTATGAAGGTTAAAATATTAATTTTATTAAGTATGCTTCTATTTGTAGTAAGCTGTGGAACTCATCCAGCACAAAAGGAATTTGAGAGACAAATGAAAGTAATACAGTCAGGAAATTTATCAAAATTTGGTAAAGCAGGAGGAGATGTAGCTATTATTTTGGATCAGTTTAGTAAAATGTATGGTGAAGGAATGAAAAAGATAACTTACAAAATTAATAAAGTTGAAGCAAAAGGAGATACAGCTACAATTAACGTTACTATAAAATCTCCAGATTTGAAACCATATATGCCAGAGCTTCAAAGTAGAATGTCTGAAAAACTTTCAAAAGCTATGCCAAAAAATAATGAGGAATTACAAACCCAAATATCAGAACTTGGGAAAAAATTTTTTAATGAAAAATTTAGTAGCAAAGACCTGAAATATACAGAAAAGACTTTAGATGTTAAGTATGTAAAAAATGGAAAAGAATGGGAAATGAGCGATGAAAATGAAGAATTTTTCAAAATCTTAACTTTTGGGCTTATGAACTAGTTTAAATAAAAAAGAAGAAGTTACTTTAACTCAGATAACTTCTTTTTTTTTGAAAACAAAATTTTTAGCAAGGGCAAAAATTTCTTATCAGAAAACAAATCAAATTATTATAAGTTAGTAAATATCGTAAACTCTCTAAGTTCATTTTCTTTAAGTGTATCTGGGTGCTTTTTAAATTGAATTTTTCTAAAAGATTCTGTTATATCAAATTCTGAAAGAAAATATATGTGCAATTCAAATTTTGTCTGTGTGCTGCAAATCCAAATCGTTCCTTTTGATAAATCTGTAAATGCGTAACCGATACTGTTGCTTTTCTTCCATTTGAAAATCTGATTTTTTGGAACTGGAAGTCTTGACATTCTTCGGTTAATTTCCTTGCTAACTATATTTTCACAGGCATTAGTGCCAAAAACTATAGAAGATGAAATTACAAAACAGATACCAATAACAAATATTCCAAGTTTTAAAAGAACTGGTGTTGATATACAGGCTAAAAAAATCAGAAATCTTGCTGTATAAGCTAATTTTATATATTTATAATTTTTTATAATCATTATCCTTTTCTCCTTTGCATTAGATAATATTCCAATTGGTTATCTAGAAATTCCTTTACCATATTTAATTCTTGAGCTTTAGCATTAGCAGTTTGATCCGAATTTCTATCTGGATGCACTTTTTTTATTTCCCTTCTGTATGCTTTTTTTATTACATCCTCATTTATTTCTCCATTTTTATCAATTTTCAAAATATCTAGATATTCTTCAAATTTCTGAATAATTCCTCCATCATTTGTATTTTGATAATCAAAACGTGAATTGCTGTTGTCTTGTTTTTTATTTTGCTGTCTTGAATACTCTTGATATTGCTGCCATTTTTGAGATTGTTCTTTCCAGTACTGCTGTTCTTTGTATTGCTGTTTTTGATATTCTTCTTGAGCTTTTTTTCTTCTTTCATATTCTTGATTTTTTACATTTTCATACCACTTTTCATAATTTTTATAAATTCTTTTGTTTTCTCCTCTTTCATTTAAAAGAATTCCTACAATAAAATTCAAAAATGCTGGGATGAATTTAAAAATTAGAAAAACTGCACAAGCAATTAAAACGTAAATAAGAACACCTAAAAGCCAGCTCCAATTTCCAGCAAAAATAAAAGCAAGAAGAGCAAAAAATACTAAAATTGGCAATATCATGTAAAATCCTATAGCCATTATTGTCAATGAAATTAAACTACATAATTCAGCAATTTCACTTAATACAAACTGTATTAATCTTATTAAGGTTTTCACTATTTTCCTCCTTTTAGAATTTCACATCTATACTAAACCTCTTTTAAAAAATAGAAATTATATTTCATAATGTTTACTAAATAAGGAGTCTTGGCTTCTTGTAAAGAAATTTATAACTATTCTGCTGTTTAAATGGGAAATAGCATTAAATAGTATTTATTTAAAGAGAATTTAAAATTTCTTATTTTCAAATAAAAAATATTTTTGATTTTTAAAAAAATTTAGTATTAAAAAAATTCTTAAATTAATAGTATTTTACTCAATTATAAATTGAATGTCAACCTTTTATATTTTTTATAAATACAGTAAAAAAATGGGGCTATCTTACAAAATAAATAAAATTCCAGAATCATAAATTTTATATATTTTACTATATTTATAGAATCAATAAAAATAGTATCTATTGATCTTTAAAAATATATAATATTTATGTTAGTAAAATTATTTTTAAATTATAAGACAGCTCCATCGTATACTAAATTATAAATTTTTTAGAAAGAAGTCAAGACTTCTTGTTAGTAATTAATTAAAGTAAATACAATAAAATTAATATTTTGTAATTAAATAATCAAATGCTCCAAGTGCTGCTTTTGCCCCTTCTCCCATTGCAATGATTATTTGTTTTTGCTTGATATTTGTAACATCTCCTGCTGCGAAGATTCCTGCTGCGGAAGTTGAGTTGTTTTCAGGATTGATTATAATTTCTCCAATTTTGTTTGTTTCAACTAAATCTTTTACGACTTCACTTCTAGGTGATAATCCCACTTCTACAAACATTCCTTCCACATTTAATATTTTTTCTTCTTCAGTTTCTCGGCTTTTGTAAACGATGTTTTCCACAAATTCATTTCCATTTACTTTAGTAGTTGCAGAATTTAAAATTACTTTTATATTCGATTGTTCAGCCAGTTTTTCCTGTAAAACTTTATCAGCCTTTAATTCAGGCATAAATTCAATTAATGTAACTGATTTTGCAATTCCAGATAAATCAAGAGCCGCTTCAACACCTGAATTTCCGCCACCGATTACAGCAACATCCAGTCCTTTGTAGAAAGGCCCGTCACAAGTTGAGCAGTAATGTACCCCTTTTCCAACATATTCGGCTTCTCCTGGAATATTAAGACTTCTTGGTTTTGCTCCAGTTGCCATAATAACTGTTTTTGTCTTGTAACTTTTTCCATCATCAGTTACCAAAATTTTATCTTTTCCATCTTCCTTTATTTCTTTTACCAAATGTCCTTCTTTAAATGCAATTTCATATTCCTTCAGATGTTTTTCCAAAGTTTGGGCAAATTTAGCTCCAGTTGTCGAAATAGTTCCAATAATATTTTCAATTTCATTTGTATCAAGAACTTGTCCTCCAATTTTCACACCAATCATTGCCACATTAAGACCTTTTCTAGCTGCATAAATTGCCGCTGAAACAGCTGCAGGTCCAGAACCTACTACGGTTACATCGTAAAGTTTATTTTCATCAATTTTTGCCAGTTTTCCTTCATCTAAAGCCCCAAGATTTAAACTAAAATCCATTTTTTATACCTCCAAATTTTATTTATACAAATTTATTTAATTTTGTAATCATTACAATTTATTTTAATACAAATTTTTAAAATTGTCAATATTTAAATTTTTAATTTGATCCTAAGGAATGAATTTTTAAAGAAAATTCAATATTAGACTTGTTTGGAAACTATATGTATTTAGAATATAATAAAACAAATATTTTGAAACAAGGGAGTCTTGATTCCTTGTGAAATAAAAAATTAAAAAAAATATAAAAATTTTGTCTATCAAAAATTATTTATATTTGTCTGGAGATATGCTATAATAATTTCAAGGGAAATTAGAGAAGTAAATTTATTTTTTAAAGAGGAATTTTTTATGGATAAGATGAAAAAAGAATTAGTTATAATAACTGGAATGAGTGGAGCTGGGAAATCTGAGGCGATGAAATTTTTTGAGGATAGGGAATATTTTTGTATTGACAATTTTCCTATTAATTTGTTTCAGTATTTGAATGAAATATTTATTAGCAGTGGAAAAAGAAATCAGGTGGCAATAGCAATAGACGTTAGAAATCAGGAATTTATCGAACAGTTGACAAAACAGCTGGAAATATTGGACAAAGAGGAAATATCTCATACTATGATCTATCTAGATGCAAGAACAGATGTTTTACTAAGTAGATATGAGCTTTCCAGAAGAAAGCACCCATTGAATATGTATGACACGCTGCTTGCCAATATAAAGGCAGAACGTAAAATTATAAAGGATTTTATGGTAAAAGCTGATTTGGTAATTGATACTAGTACATTGACAGTGAAGAAGTTGCAGGAAATTTTAGAAAAGGAATTTTCAGGGCAAAGAAAAAAAATAAGTGTTAATTTAACTTCCTTTGGATTTAAATATGGAATTCCTTTGGATTTACATTTAATGTTTGATTTACGATTTTTGCCAAATCCTTATTATATTGATAATTTAAAAAATAAAACTGGAAATCATAAGGAAGTGCAAGATTACGTTATGGGGCTTCCAGAAAGTCAGGAGTTTTATAAAATGCTTTTAAATATGCTTTTGTACTTAATTCCAAAATATGAAAAGGAAGGAAAATCACATTTACGTATAGGGATCGGATGTTCAGGCGGACAGCATCGTTCGGCTACTTTTGTAAATAAACTTTATGATGATCTTTCACAAAAAATAGATTATCATATTGGAAAATTTCATAGGGAAGTGGGAGATAAAAAGGAAATTTAGTTTTACTTAATTTATATAATTAAAAGGAAAGAATAAAAAGATACGAAAATGGAAGAAGAAATAAAGACAGAAAAAATAGAAAAAGAAATAAAATCGCCAGTTAAATATAAGGATATTCCCACAAATCCAGGAGTTTACCTGATGAAAAATGAGCGAGGAAAGATTATTTATGTGGGAAAGGCAAAAAATTTGCAAAATAGGGTAAAATCTTATTTTACAAATGTAAATTCGCATAATCAAAAAACGCTGGAATTGGTTAAAAATATTAGGGATATTGAGTTTTTTATCTGTAAATCAGAAGTTGAGGCACTTATTCTGGAAAATAATCTGATAAAAAAGAATAAGCCAAAATATAATATTTTGTTAAAGGATGAAAAGACTTATCCGTATATAAAGTTTACAAAGGAAAAATTTCCAAAGGTGGAAATTGTGAGAAGTACAAAAAAATTAAATGAGAATGCCGAATATTTTGGGCCTTACCCAATGGGAATATTTTTTGCAATGAAGTCGCTTATTAAAATATTTCCTGTTCGAGATTGCAACCGAAATATGGACAAAATTACAAAGCCGTGCTTGAAGTATTATATGAAAACTTGCCCTGGACCTTGTAGATACAAAGATATTGAAGATGAATACAGTACGAATGTAAGCAATTTCAAAAATTTCTTAAAGGGACATTCTGATAAAGTTCTTGAAATGCTGGAAAATAGGATGAAACAGTTTAGTGATGAAATGGAATTTGAGCGTGCGATTAACGAGCGTGAAAAATTGGCTGTGTTAAAAAGAATGCTGGAAACACAAATTATCGAGTATAGCAAGGAAATTGACGAGGATGTGTTTGTATTTGAGGAAAAAAGAGAAAATGTGTTTTTATGTGTGCTGAACATTCGGGAAGGGAAGGTTATTAATAAAAATCACATAATAATTTCAATGGAAAGAAGTCAAGAGGAAAGTCTT
It encodes:
- the mgtE gene encoding magnesium transporter encodes the protein MENNIIQKLIDEKKYFEIRKYLNDLNIVEVSELLNQFESSELIMIFRLLSKNRAADVFSYLDSEHQEMIIKTMTDVETKNIFDELYFDDIVDIIEEMPSNVVKKILKNTDAKDRHTINLLLKYPDNSAGSIMTTEYMDLKKDMTASSAIFKIRDVMEDMANVYTCYVIDEGRRLEGVISLKELITSKDDEPIQDIMNKNVISVHVNDDQEKVAEIIKKYNLIVLPVTDDENRLLGIITIDDVMDVVEQEATEDFHRMAGISPVEESYLKTSAFTMARQRISWLIVLMISATFTGRIISKYEDVLQSVVILSSFIPMLMDTGGNAGAQSSTIVVRALALGEVDTKDTFKILKKEFLISFIVAVVLAAINFLRIITLTKTPLNVAMTVSVTLIFVVIISKIIGAFLPVIAKTFKMDPAIMAGPLITTILDALTLTIYFRFATMFLSNVIK
- the mgtE gene encoding magnesium transporter, with amino-acid sequence MKKIKRIIEDLLKEKKYFEIKKELDKLNAVEISDVINLFKLPELVIMIFRLLKKDKAADVFSYLDSEHQEMIIHASTDVETREIFDELYFDDIVDIIEEMPSDIVKKILKNTDRKDRHLINQLLKYPDNSAGSIMTTEYVDFQKNMTVQEAIGQLKKTGKDKENIYTCYVTDKNGKLEGVLSLKELISKKDNTVIENIMNTNFLSVNTNDDQEKVADLFKKYDFIVMPVVDYENRLLGIITVDDVLDVVDQEVTEDFHRMAGITSPTDDSYLKTSVFTMARQRIGWLAVLMISDTISGNIIQGYEKVLAKSIILTAFIPMLMSSGGNVGSQSSTVVIRSLALGEISPKDAFKVIKKEFSIGIMVSVVLALLNFIRLVTLEKTNFIIAFVVSLTLVFTVIISKLVGALLPLGAKIVKADPAVMATPLITTISDAVTLIIYFNFATMFLKL
- a CDS encoding J domain-containing protein, translated to MKTLIRLIQFVLSEIAELCSLISLTIMAIGFYMILPILVFFALLAFIFAGNWSWLLGVLIYVLIACAVFLIFKFIPAFLNFIVGILLNERGENKRIYKNYEKWYENVKNQEYERRKKAQEEYQKQQYKEQQYWKEQSQKWQQYQEYSRQQNKKQDNSNSRFDYQNTNDGGIIQKFEEYLDILKIDKNGEINEDVIKKAYRREIKKVHPDRNSDQTANAKAQELNMVKEFLDNQLEYYLMQRRKG
- a CDS encoding FAD-dependent oxidoreductase, giving the protein MDFSLNLGALDEGKLAKIDENKLYDVTVVGSGPAAVSAAIYAARKGLNVAMIGVKIGGQVLDTNEIENIIGTISTTGAKFAQTLEKHLKEYEIAFKEGHLVKEIKEDGKDKILVTDDGKSYKTKTVIMATGAKPRSLNIPGEAEYVGKGVHYCSTCDGPFYKGLDVAVIGGGNSGVEAALDLSGIAKSVTLIEFMPELKADKVLQEKLAEQSNIKVILNSATTKVNGNEFVENIVYKSRETEEEKILNVEGMFVEVGLSPRSEVVKDLVETNKIGEIIINPENNSTSAAGIFAAGDVTNIKQKQIIIAMGEGAKAALGAFDYLITKY
- the rapZ gene encoding RNase adapter RapZ encodes the protein MDKMKKELVIITGMSGAGKSEAMKFFEDREYFCIDNFPINLFQYLNEIFISSGKRNQVAIAIDVRNQEFIEQLTKQLEILDKEEISHTMIYLDARTDVLLSRYELSRRKHPLNMYDTLLANIKAERKIIKDFMVKADLVIDTSTLTVKKLQEILEKEFSGQRKKISVNLTSFGFKYGIPLDLHLMFDLRFLPNPYYIDNLKNKTGNHKEVQDYVMGLPESQEFYKMLLNMLLYLIPKYEKEGKSHLRIGIGCSGGQHRSATFVNKLYDDLSQKIDYHIGKFHREVGDKKEI
- the uvrC gene encoding excinuclease ABC subunit UvrC → MEEEIKTEKIEKEIKSPVKYKDIPTNPGVYLMKNERGKIIYVGKAKNLQNRVKSYFTNVNSHNQKTLELVKNIRDIEFFICKSEVEALILENNLIKKNKPKYNILLKDEKTYPYIKFTKEKFPKVEIVRSTKKLNENAEYFGPYPMGIFFAMKSLIKIFPVRDCNRNMDKITKPCLKYYMKTCPGPCRYKDIEDEYSTNVSNFKNFLKGHSDKVLEMLENRMKQFSDEMEFERAINEREKLAVLKRMLETQIIEYSKEIDEDVFVFEEKRENVFLCVLNIREGKVINKNHIIISMERSQEESLFERLITSYYEKRNIPKHIICDERFVQSEFLIKEWAKIEKHKEVKLHFPKINSRRLQLLEMGYLNLREEVDKYYRKRRMVQEGLRNLKKELRLKSLPHRIDCFDISNIQGKDAVAAMTVAIDGETTPKEYRHFKITVKDTPDDFLMMREALTRRYSKIENEKMPNLILIDGGKGQLGVAVDVLEKLGKMEYTDVIGIAKREEEIFKSYESEPYLFEKTDETLKILQRLRDEAHRFGITHHRKLRSKRNVKSALDGISGIGPKRKKELIKKFGLIKNIRNATLAELMEVVPENIAISIKENL